The Caldicellulosiruptor obsidiansis OB47 genome segment AAGATGGTGCAGATGTCATTGATATTGGAGGTGAGTCGACAAGACCTTTTTCAGACCCGGTTTGTGAGGAAGAAGAACTAAAAAGGGTAATTCCTGCAATTGAAGCGATAAGAAAAGTGGATAAGAACATTCCAATTTCGATTGATACATACAAGAGCAGGGTGGCTCAAAAAGCGATAGAAGCCGGTGCTGACATTATAAATGATATCAGCGGCGGGACGTTTGACAAAGACATGTTTTACGTGGCAGCACAGTATAATGTTCCTATCATAATTATGCACATCAAAGGCACGCCAAAGGATATGCAGAAAAATCCTTACTATGAAGATGTGATTGAAGAGATTTTACAGTTTTTTGAGGAAAGGATTGAACAGGCGCTAAAAGCTGGTGTAAAACTTGAAAACATCATTTTGGACCCTGGCATTGGCTTTGGGAAAAGACCTGAGGACAATTTGGAAATACTGCGAAGGTGTGAAGAGTTCAAGGTTTTAGGAAGACCAATTTTGATTGGGGCATCCAGAAAATCGGTGATTGGTTATGTGCTTGGTAATCTTGGACCTGAGGAGAGACTGGAAGGTACTGTTGCTGTCTCTGTAATAT includes the following:
- the folP gene encoding dihydropteroate synthase, coding for MRLISKDANLKRILYQKGFDEKDILEFEKKANSIILRFDDVKNPSRFVQLLSNLGYFTITNGNICFATTSLYNFEKTRCILAEAGIDCNFDGDFTISQRCLLAKDKQISLLKTNVMGIINVTPDSFYEGSRVQVDKVTQRALQMIQDGADVIDIGGESTRPFSDPVCEEEELKRVIPAIEAIRKVDKNIPISIDTYKSRVAQKAIEAGADIINDISGGTFDKDMFYVAAQYNVPIIIMHIKGTPKDMQKNPYYEDVIEEILQFFEERIEQALKAGVKLENIILDPGIGFGKRPEDNLEILRRCEEFKVLGRPILIGASRKSVIGYVLGNLGPEERLEGTVAVSVICAQKKIEFVRVHDVKENKRAILMTQAIFC